The Biomphalaria glabrata chromosome 7, xgBioGlab47.1, whole genome shotgun sequence region AATATTCAACCCAGATCAACGGAAACTCTTGCATTGGGTATACAACAAGATCTGGTAGAAAATATCCAGCAGAGGGAACACTGGACATCACCGAATCGACTCAGTGCCATATAAAAGAATAGCTGGAGAGTGGATGGGTGCGAAGCCACTAGCTGTGGTGTGGGCTTTAGGACATTATTGTTAATCGTTTGCAACAGAAACAGTTCTCCAATAGAAGGGAAAAAATACACTATCGCGTGACTTTAATGGTTTCTTTCTTCTATTGGACTAGAATCAAAGAGTTTTTCAAGAATCCAAACAAATTTTCAAAGATGAAGGCAATATTATAAtaggaagggggggggtgaagggtCTATGATTTATAACTTAAACACaggaagaaaaaataaaggggggggTGGCATTGTAAAGATAACATCGTTAGTCTACAGTGAGTTTCTCAGGGTTTAAATAAGGGAAAAATGTTTATCTTGATACTTGAATAAATGAAAcgattatttttaatattggaCCATAAAAAATAACACGAATATTAGGTTTAAGGTGACCTTTGAAAACCTGCATCGCTAGCATCTCTCCGGTGAGATATTCTTTTCCCCATTAGTAAAAGCGTTTAACGTGAAGCAGTCCCAGGATTAAATCCCCCTCCCCAAATTTCTGCTTCTACTTTAGTTTTCACCCCCCGCCCCCTCCCTTTTCATTTTCCTAATCCTGTTCTAATGACACAAGGGCCTAGGCATCTCTCCACTTGCTTCAGCATATCAAAAGATGAAATATAgttttcaagagaaaaaaaacttaacttcTGTACCTCATTCTGGCCCCCCCCCCATACCCCACGTGTCATTCGTTAATGAATACGTCAAGTATGCATCTCTCCAAGTTCACCCTGCTCTTAATTGCTCACGCCTGACGATTTCAAATAGGCTGATCCCATGAGCAAGTGAGACCagcggttttgagtttaaattttgcGTGCACCGTGCAACATGGTCTTTTTCAGCACGTCATTTTCATAAACAACAAGGGagagaacttttaaaaaaataggatgggggtattttttttaaaactcttcctcgcagttaaaaaaaaatgaagtcattATTTCTGTCTTGAACTGAGGAAGTTTGGTTTGTGAGTTTTGGTCGTCTGCTGAGAAATTTTATAGCCAGGTTTATTTGTCTGTTAAGGCGAATACTTCCGGTCGAGTACACAACAAACTGGCATCTTTAGAATTCTTGAAATGTGCCTGATGTAAACCATTTAATGTTGCCagtctttttaaaattctaagaTGAGAGAAAAATATTGCCGAAAATTTCAAACTTAATTTGATTGCGTTTTACATATTGATGCACTCGAAAACCCTCAGCAAGGAAATATATCTAGTGACTAATGTTCTTGTAAAGGGTAATgtttcatgtatatatatatattatatatataattatttttatgcctctttttctatgtgatttattaatttttaaataatctgttagtttttgtatttttagtcTAATATTTTGTAATCATCTGCTTTCAAATTTTACTATGTAAATTTCAaaactatgtagatctagtttttttttttttttaaatatttttccctGTCACGTCCAAATGATGAAACGATAtatctaaatacattttttatcacCTATTGCAGTAGATGCAGTAAATTGCACCACTTTTaattgcataattattttttaatagcgcTGCATAATACAAATAACTTCCAACTCAAAAGTGTTCTCTCTACTATATTATAGTAGATATTCCTTTTATTAGCATGGACTGTTTAATAGCAACAGCAAAGCTTACTCGACATACATGAAATGAAGTGTTTTCCACTGTGTCAAGATTGATAGGGGAAAATAAGTTTAATGAAATTTGTCAGAGAAAAAGGTTACTCTTAGTAGACTCTTACTTATTGTCTTTACTCTTATCTCTAAGTGTTGTCTTATGTGAAATGCTTTCTTATGTGATGTTAATATCATACGACCTATATGATGTAACATCACTGGTGTACTAGGCCCTCTGGTCtacatattgtaacattcccATATAACAATATCGCTTCCGAACTTGAATGACTGTAATAAGAATTGTATTATGAATGTGTGGAGGGTGTTTATGTTGTCaacggtctttttttttttttttttttactttctattaAAATAGGTCAGGTATTCATTAAAACCTAGTAGAATCTGTTGTTTCTTGAAATTTCTATCTAAAAGTTTGGTCTCGACGTGGATTTGAACAGCTGCCAAACGATTCATTTACCCCCGCTCTTTTTGTTTCCCGGGACCGAATCAATGCGATTACTCAATAATGCATTGGTGCTCGATTGACTGATTAAAAAATCCATAAAAAAACACAGACACGCACATATATATAGGTCAGACATTTATCCCATTGTCTACTTAATCTTGCGTAACTAATTTTAATGTTGTtgtctatttatagattatGACCCATCTTGAGATGAGGACATTGGATGTTCACTACGACCCTGACGAGGCAGAAATGTCGGCCCAGGAGCGTCTTCTgtacaacaacaactacaacagcAACCACCACCACCATCTGCCCATGAATGGCGAAGAGGAGCCGCACTATCAGCTACCGTACGCCCATCTACACCAGAGCCCCTACCTCCACCATCAGCATCAGCTTCAGCAGCAGCAGAGCTCCTACAGCAGCGACGACCACAGCAGCATATACAACCCTCGCCACATCAACGGTAACGGACTCGCGTATCCGCAAGGGACCTTCCACGACAAGTACAGCGTGGCCTACCCCGTCAGGGACGATAACCTGGGTCGTAGAGGAAACCGCCCAACTGGCTCTGGCATCGTGTACAGGCCGAGGCGGAAGATATGGTGGGTGGCCATCCttcttcttctattgctgttgGTCATCGCCGGCGCCGTGGTCATAGCAATTTATTTCACGGTTCTCAAAAAGGAGGCGGAGCCTGTCACTGTGATGGATAGCAAtgtaatcaataaaaacaaaagcaacaaTCGCTTAGACAATATGGAAGGGGTGACACAGCAACCTCCGTATAACATTCCAGGGACATTTACTTCGCCTTATCAACCATCGCGGCCAAACATACCGGACTTTTCTGATATCAAGATTCAGAAGTTTGACGCCTATTGGCACCCGGGAGACTCCAGGCTTTTTACGGCCACTCTAATCAACGGCACCCAAATTCAGGTCTTTGGGCCGAAGAAGAGCGACGGTACGGTCAAGTCAATCTACTCCCTGGGTATGACCGACGTGGGCGGATCCACTAAATCTGTGAGGTTCTTGGGGCTCAGGAACCTGGCGTCTGTCGTGCTTCCCAGCGGCGTCACTGTGAATTACGAGCTGACCTCAGACATGCTTATTGAGATCAAAGTTTTCGAGCCGTTTACGGAGCAGACGAAAGGGCCCATTTCTCACCTTGCCATCGTGGAAGTCACCAACGCTTACATTCTACGTCAAATCTCCAGGGTCATTGCCGACACCCACCAGCTGAGAAAGGATCCTATGAGCGGAAGCAGACGCGGGAGCGTAAAATGTTTCACGCGTTTCCCGCTGAAGGTCACGAAATGCGGAGGCCAGTACAATTACGATGGAGCGTACGTCCAAGGGGAGATATCCGGTATCGACAAGCCGATCATCGTGGCAGCGCTGCCTTGGCCCAAAGAGCCGGACTCTTGCTATGACCAGGACATATCTGCCTCCAACTATTACCTCCCTCTTCCCGGAAAAGTGGACAACGACAACGCCACCATGATCAAGGAAGCTTACATTGCCTCTTCCGCTCAGCTCTTTACCGAGCTGTGCAATAAGATCAACGATCAGGTCTATCACGACTACCACAGTCTGTGCTCCGAGATGGCTGAGAAGGTCCGGAAGAAGCTAAGCCGGCACCAGCTTCTTGACATTGTCTACGACAGCTGTAGTGCCATCTTGAATTCTCTTCACACCGCATGCGTTGCAATCACTGGCATATCAGCGGCGGACAACATGCCTTCGTTAAATGAGAACGGGCTCCTGCGAAGCTTCCATCGGCGTCTCTCCGACAGCTTTCAGCCTGGACTTCCGGACACAGTGGATCTGAAAGCCCACGCTTTCTGCCCTTCCTCTCTTCCGATCAGTTCGTTCCAGACCACGGTAGACATCAGACCCAACCGCAACAACATCGTTCAAGACACGATCCACATCAACTGCCCCAACTACCCGGAGGTTACCTATGTGGGCCTTGACCACCTTGTGAGCAAATCCGACCTGCAGTCGTCCTCCTCCCACTTCGACATGGTCAAGCATAAGATGCGCATATGCTCAATCTGCGCCTTCGAGAAGTCCGTGAGTGCCAAGATCATTAGCGATGAGATGCTATGCAACACCACCTGCCCTAAAGATAACATGGTGGAGTCCACCAAGGTGAACATGATGGAGACGATCCCAAACACGTACATCCCCGAGGAGAAGGACTTCATGGAACAAGACAGCGTCTACTGCCACGACTTCCTGACAAGTGTCAACAACCGGATGGAGCCTATTGGGCGTGGCTGCGTGGGGAACTGCCTGTCCCATCTCCACGTCCAATTCAAAATCCGCGACCCCAAGACAAACGTTTACTTCTACGACCAGACCGTGCAATGCACAGAGCTTCAGAAACAGGCGTGCAAGATGAAATTCGGTGTGTAGACTTAACACGAATAGCTCGTGTTTGGACATACAttgatcttttatttaaaatggcaGCAACTCTGTACCTCAAATCCCTGCTTAAAAAGAGGGCAGTAGCGTAGATGAAGCTAGTTTGAAACAGGTTTGAACCTAGGAAAACCTGtcaagaaaattaagaaaaccTGCTAAGAATACAACTGACTGTATTCACACATCGATTCCATGTTGCAACTTCGattcatttcttttgttcttaACTCGCTTGTGGTGAAATCTGTTACATGATAGAGTTTATCCACATGGTAAATCTATGTAAATTACTTACGTAGATGTTGAAGTAACTGTCGCAAATGCTTGAAATATTCACCACTACCATCTTTACGAAACTTACCCAGACGATAGCTGCAAGAAACCTTGaccttgattaaaaaaaaaacggaaactGCAGCACTGGTTCATTATAATGCAACAGTAAACATGCTATTtgcacagtgtgtgtgtgttcgacTTGCCACTTTTCAGAAATAAGATCATCGCTAAATACTCCAAGTCCTTGGACTTTATGTCATATGTTTTTTCAATAATGTCAATGTGCCATTTCCAACATCTTTCAAATGGTAAATAAtatttctgtttcaaaacttgTGGTCCTGACCTATAAGCTTGTCTTTCATCTCGAAAGAACATTGGTTCAACATACATGGATGGCTAATTGTAAATGCATTCAGGTGGAAAAGAAATTATTCTATGGGCATTAAGTACTCTTGGATAATCTAATACTCGTTTTGGTAGTGGAGCACATTGCGAAATAATACTAATCAATGCATAAATGCAAGAAAAAACTGTGATAAAAATGGTGAACGCTTTTGTTCATGGGAGAATATGGATGGAAtatttatctttaaaatgttCATTGTGGTAGTTGTGTAGAAGAATTGTATACTTAATATTGTGTTCTGGCTGGGTGTAACTGTTAACAAAGATTGTGCTCAGACAATGGGAGCTATGCTGACAACAAGGAGTCGAGGCAAAACGTTTGAATGAGCTCCTCAGCTTCCCCATTTTCCAGCAGGTGGCAGCAGGATCTCCGGTTCCTTCTCTTTTTCCAGCATAACTCGTTTTAGTGTCATTTATTTAATATGCACTGACCATTGCCAGGTGTGCTAATAGAAACGTGCAAGA contains the following coding sequences:
- the LOC106068856 gene encoding uncharacterized protein LOC106068856 isoform X1; protein product: MPPGQNVKIMTHLEMRTLDVHYDPDEAEMSAQERLLYNNNYNSNHHHHLPMNGEEEPHYQLPYAHLHQSPYLHHQHQLQQQQSSYSSDDHSSIYNPRHINGNGLAYPQGTFHDKYSVAYPVRDDNLGRRGNRPTGSGIVYRPRRKIWWVAILLLLLLLVIAGAVVIAIYFTVLKKEAEPVTVMDSNVINKNKSNNRLDNMEGVTQQPPYNIPGTFTSPYQPSRPNIPDFSDIKIQKFDAYWHPGDSRLFTATLINGTQIQVFGPKKSDGTVKSIYSLGMTDVGGSTKSVRFLGLRNLASVVLPSGVTVNYELTSDMLIEIKVFEPFTEQTKGPISHLAIVEVTNAYILRQISRVIADTHQLRKDPMSGSRRGSVKCFTRFPLKVTKCGGQYNYDGAYVQGEISGIDKPIIVAALPWPKEPDSCYDQDISASNYYLPLPGKVDNDNATMIKEAYIASSAQLFTELCNKINDQVYHDYHSLCSEMAEKVRKKLSRHQLLDIVYDSCSAILNSLHTACVAITGISAADNMPSLNENGLLRSFHRRLSDSFQPGLPDTVDLKAHAFCPSSLPISSFQTTVDIRPNRNNIVQDTIHINCPNYPEVTYVGLDHLVSKSDLQSSSSHFDMVKHKMRICSICAFEKSVSAKIISDEMLCNTTCPKDNMVESTKVNMMETIPNTYIPEEKDFMEQDSVYCHDFLTSVNNRMEPIGRGCVGNCLSHLHVQFKIRDPKTNVYFYDQTVQCTELQKQACKMKFGV
- the LOC106068856 gene encoding uncharacterized protein LOC106068856 isoform X2 — protein: MTHLEMRTLDVHYDPDEAEMSAQERLLYNNNYNSNHHHHLPMNGEEEPHYQLPYAHLHQSPYLHHQHQLQQQQSSYSSDDHSSIYNPRHINGNGLAYPQGTFHDKYSVAYPVRDDNLGRRGNRPTGSGIVYRPRRKIWWVAILLLLLLLVIAGAVVIAIYFTVLKKEAEPVTVMDSNVINKNKSNNRLDNMEGVTQQPPYNIPGTFTSPYQPSRPNIPDFSDIKIQKFDAYWHPGDSRLFTATLINGTQIQVFGPKKSDGTVKSIYSLGMTDVGGSTKSVRFLGLRNLASVVLPSGVTVNYELTSDMLIEIKVFEPFTEQTKGPISHLAIVEVTNAYILRQISRVIADTHQLRKDPMSGSRRGSVKCFTRFPLKVTKCGGQYNYDGAYVQGEISGIDKPIIVAALPWPKEPDSCYDQDISASNYYLPLPGKVDNDNATMIKEAYIASSAQLFTELCNKINDQVYHDYHSLCSEMAEKVRKKLSRHQLLDIVYDSCSAILNSLHTACVAITGISAADNMPSLNENGLLRSFHRRLSDSFQPGLPDTVDLKAHAFCPSSLPISSFQTTVDIRPNRNNIVQDTIHINCPNYPEVTYVGLDHLVSKSDLQSSSSHFDMVKHKMRICSICAFEKSVSAKIISDEMLCNTTCPKDNMVESTKVNMMETIPNTYIPEEKDFMEQDSVYCHDFLTSVNNRMEPIGRGCVGNCLSHLHVQFKIRDPKTNVYFYDQTVQCTELQKQACKMKFGV